The stretch of DNA GGGAAAGGGCCGCGCAAGAATAATAACAACGCAAATAAGAAATAAATAAAACCGAAACTGCATGAGATATGATGTCACCGTTATCGGGTCGGGCCCTGGTGGGTATGTAGCTGCTATCAGATGCGCCCAATTAGGGCTGACAACAGCCATTATCGAAAAATATAATACCCTCGGAGGGACCTGTCTCAATGTGGGATGTATTCCTTCAAAAGCCCTTCTGGATTCATCTGAGCATTATCATAATGCCTTGGAAAAGTTCACGGAGCATGGCATTGAGTTGAAAGACCTGAAGGTAAATATGCCGCAGATGATTAAACGGAAAGATGAAGTGGTAGCGGCGACCTGTAAAGGAGTGGCGTTTTTAATGAAAAAAAATAAAATCACGGTGTATACAGGGCATGGTTCATTTATTGACGCCCATCAAATCAGTATAGCCAAGGCAGATGGGACAAGCGAAATAATTGAAACGGATAAAGTTATCATTGCAACCGGATCAAAACCTATTGTCCCCGTGGCTTTTAATTATGATAAAAAACGGGTGATTACCTCAACGGAAGCTTTAAATATCAGCGAGGTGCCCAAAAGTATGTTGATTATCGGCGGCGGTGTGATCGGTCTGGAGTTGGGGTCTGTCTATGCCCGTTTGGGGACTGAAATACATGTGGTTGAATACATGGATCGCATTATTCCAACCATGGATGGCGATTGTAGCAAAGAATTAATGCGAGCCTTAAAGAAAATAGGCATCACATTCCACCTGAACCATATGGTAAAGGCAGTGAAAGCCAATAAAAAGAGCGTCACGATTGATGTCCAAAAAAGAGATAGTGAAGAGACTTTCCAATTGAATATGGATTATTGCCTGGTTGCCATCGGTCGTAGGCCATATACCGACCAACTTGGCCTGGACAAGGTTGGTATTCAAGTGGATGGGAAAGGTCGGATTGAAGTAGACGAGCACCTGCAAACTAATGTGCCAGGCATTTATGCCATCGGTGATGTCATTAAAGGGGCTATGCTGGCTCACAAGGCGGAAGAAGAAGGGGTGTTTGTCGCAGAAACCATCGTCAGTCAAAAACCTCATATTGATTACAATTTAATTCCTGGGGTAGTATATACCTGGCCGGAGGTTGCCGCTGTTGGTAAAACAGAGGAGCAATTAAAGGAAGAAGGCATAGCTTATAAGGTGGGTAAATTTCCATTCAAGGCCTTGGGAAGGGCCCGCGCCAGTATGGATACGGAAGGAATGGTGAAGGTGCTAGCTGACGCCACGACGGATGAAATCCTGGGGGTACATATGGTTGGTCCCCGCACCGCCGATATGATTGCGGAGGCCGTAGCCTTAATGGAGTTCCGCGCCAGCGCAGAGGATGCTGCCCGCATGAGCCATGCGCACCCCACCTACACCGAGGCTTTCAAGGAAGCAGCTTTGGCCGCTACAGATAACAGGGCTTTGCATGTGTAAGTTAGGGGCTCAGCAAGGCATCAGAAGTTTAGCCCGGTACTCCTTCTGTAAACTTCTGATGTCTCGCTCGGCTATTGGCTATAAGGCCTACTTTGAGCCCTTCATGTCCTTTACCAGTTTCATAATGTATGTGTGTACTTGGAAGGTCTTTTTGAAATCATCCAGGTGCCAGGCGGTATTTTCCAAAACAATAACCTGCCTATCCGTTAGTGGATAATAATAACAAGCGGAAGCAAACCCCGGTGCATATCCCAAGGCCCCTATTTCAATGCCTTGCTCTTTGTCTTTAAATAAAAGCCCATATCCATATTTCACCTGATCAAATATGGGGTGATTTCTTGTTGCGTATGGGATTTTCATCAGGTCAAGCGTTTCCTGCTGCACCAGTTTTCCGGTATGCAATAATTTATTCCATTTAATTAAATCTTTGGCATTAGCAATAAAGGAACCCGCTGCAGCGTAGTTTTCCAGGCTATTTTCACTGAAAGCCAAGGTTCCATTTTCCTGTTCTTCATAGCCTTTGACAAGATTTTTATAAATTTTATGGTTTGGGTGATAGGTATTAATCAAACCCTGTGCTTCAAAAAAATCAGTTGCTATGGCTTCAAAAGATTTATTATTAAGCGCCTCCAGAATCCTTGCCAGTAATTCATAACCTAATTGGGAGTATTGGAATGAAGTGCCAGGTTCAAAAGCTAAGGGCTTTTCAAGGTCTACAATTCCGTGTGTGTGGGTAAGTAAATGATGAATGGTTACTGTTTTGGCCCAAGGCTGCTCTAATGTTGTCAAAAATTTATAGATCTTATCATTAAGGTCTATTTTTCCCTTTTCAAACGCCCTTAGTACCAGGACCGCCGTAATTTGCTTGCTGATAGAGCCAATCACAAATTGGTCGCTCAACAATAAGGGCGTTTTGGCTTCCAGGTCAGAAAATCCCATCGCTTTGGAATATATGATGTTGGTATCCTGAGCGATTAAGACCACGCCATTAAAGTTGTTGTTGTTCAGGATAGGGTTAATGGCCGATTTCAGGCTTTTTTCTAATGGTTTGTTTTTTAGGCTATTGCAAGAAAAAGTAAGCAGAAGAAGTAAGAACAGATTATATTTCATTGGCAGATTTTGAATTCAAACATACACCTATTAATGATTATTGTAATGCCCATTTGCCCAGGCTACGGAAGGCTCAATCCATAATTTCATGGGTTTAAACAAAAAACCGTGTTGCAGTCCTGTGTTTAACTCAATTTCCTTGAAATGCTTGATGTCGCAGCTTGAGTTTAGTTTTCTTTCTAAGGCTGTAACGCCGAAAGTATCGGTTTTTTCATAAATGGTGAGAACATTCCCACAATAATTGATTTCAGGAATTTGCTCGACATCTCCGTCCATATAGCAGGCAATGAAGACGAAATTCAAGTCGGGGTTTTTCGCAAAGGTCGAAACGTATTGCGCGATATAGCCACCTTTTGACGTTCCAATTACTGTAATCTTATTCGGCTCAATTCCGAGCTGCAATAAACTATCAATTTGTTGATTTATTTTCTGGGCATAATCTCTTGCATTGACATTTCCCTTTCTTTTTTCGCTGATAACTTTAAAGCCCTCGTCTTTAAAAGCTTTGATAATCTCAAGATACTCCATCCGACCATACACAGGATGGGCTTCACTCAGTCCGTGTTCTTCTAGGAATCTATTGTGAAGGAAGAAGATGAAACGTTCCTCCCTTTGGTAACAAGCCCAGACAAATGAAAATACCAATAGACTAATCAATAATTTGAATTTCATTTATGCCCTTAATTTTATCAAGGAATAGCGTCTAATTCCGCTGATCGACACCCCAGGCCAATTTTTCTCTTATCGTCCGCAAGAAATCATCATCTTGCGGCCTGACGAGCCGGGCCTTAAAATTATTTCTTCGGACCGCCAATTGGTGTGCGGCGGTGATGGGCTCAAAGCGAGAATCAAGGGTGCAAAGGAAGTTTTCTGCCCTTCCTTCAATCTCAAAAGAAATGACCGAATCATCGGCGATAACAATTGGCCTGACGTTCAGATTGTGCGGCGCGACGGGCGTGATCACAAAGTTGCCTGAACGTGGAAAAATAATAGGGCCTCCACAACTCAAGGAGTAGCCGGTAGAGCCGGTCGGTGAGGCGACAATGATGCCGTCTGCCCAATAGGAATTGAGGTAAGAACCATTAATAAATGTATGAATGGTTATCATAGAAGAAGTTTCCCGTTTTAACAGGGTGCAATCATTCAAAGCAAACGGCGTATCTTCAAAAATAGGTAGGTTTGATTCCAGGTAGAGCATGTTGCGTTCATCAATATAATACATGCCCCTTTTGATAATTTGAATAGCTTCTGCAATTTTTGTCTTTTCGATACTGGCTAAAAAGCCCAGTCGCCCCAAATTGATACCCAAAATAGGAACTTCGCTACCTCTTACATAGGTTAATGCATCCAGGATTGTCCCATCCCCGCCCATGGTTATGCAAAAATCGAGTTTTTTGACACTGAAATCCAAATGATTCTCGAATATGCCTACATCTCTTTTAAAGATAACCTTGCCTTTTAATTGATCTAGATAGGGACCAAAAACATAGCTATTAATTCCTTCTTGGTGCAAAACATCAAAAAGATTCTGAATATAGGGAAGATCTTTTTCTTTAAAAACTTTGGCAAAGACAACAACTTGCATGTTAAATATTCATGTTGACATGTAAAAATAGGCCTTTCTCGAATAAATGATTGAAACTGTATTGAATTTGAATGACTTTATCATAAAAAAGCACAATATCCAGGCCTACCCCACCTCCCCACAACATGCGATTGCTGAAAGAATTATCCTGGCTAGTAAAGGGATTGTTGGCATATCCCAGGCCATTGTTAATAGACAAAAAGGCCTTGAGGGGCATGCTGCGGAACGCTTTTAGCGGCATGATTTTGCCAAAATTCCAAACCCTTTCAAATAATTGATAACGAATAAAAGGTTTGGCCAAGGCCATGTCCAAGCCATCTATGATATATAGCTCGTAGCCATAAAGGTTGTTTTTTCCAAAGCCGATAGCCCTATAGTCATTATAAGGTTGCAAAGAGCGAATCAATGACAATTTGCCTGCCATGCGGGCACCAGCGCTCCATCGACGCGACAGCGGGAAATACAAATCGTAATTGGCCTGCAAGGTTAAGCCATTGCGGACACCAAAGATGCCTAAGCCCGTTTTGGTGACGTCAGCGGAAAACAGCATGCCACTCAAAGGGTAAGCCCTGACATCCCTGCGATCATAAGCAAAACTATATTCCAAGGTAAAGGAACGCTGCAATTTTTCGCCTTTTAAATAAAAATCAGGGTTGAGTTCAAGTGCTACTATTTCATCGACGGCATTTTGCTCAAATCGAAGCCGAAGGCTATGAAATAAATGATAGCCCGGGCGGTAGATCAAACTGGTCTCTGTCCGAAATCGCTGGTACAAAAAATCATTCTCAGTTGATTTATAAAAAGCTTGTTTATTGCCCTCGGTCAAATAGTTGAGTTCTCTATTCCGGGCAAAAGACACCTCTGCGTCTAAGCCCAGGGTTTGGTGCCGATTAAAAAAGGGCAGGCTATATTTAATGGAATAACTTCTGGTATAACCATATTTGGCGGTCAACTGCAGTCGATCTCTACGACCTGTAAAATTGAGGTGGGTAAATTCTATACCAATATTTAAACGATCAAGTGATCTGTTTTGCTCTTTCCACCATACATTGAAATTGCGGTCAACCAACTCCAGCACAGGTACAGGGTAAATAAACCAGGTTTCGGCAACGTCCACCTGAATATGGACCTTATTCGTGGCGCCTTCCCAGTTCTTAAAACTAATATGCGCCTGGTTAAACAAGCCCGTATTCATAACCAGTTGTTCACTTTCTTCCAGGGTTTCTTCCAGGGTCGTGATGGCAATAGAGTCGCCCTTTTTAAATTTCAATTCCCGAAAAACGACCTCTGACCTGGTTCTTTGGTTTCCCGTCAAGCTAATAGAATCTACGTATACAAAAGCCGATTGGGCTTGTATCCCCAAAACACAGGCCAGGAAAACCATTAAAAAACACCAACGATACATTACCTTCATTCTAGCAATATACATTTTTTGCACCTTCACCTCGGCTAATGAGCGACAAATGCATTTTTTTAACTTTACAATAATTCCTTACAGGCCTCGTATAAATCCTTCCAGCCTTTCCTTTCCCTAATCACCGTTTCTAAGTATTCTTGCCAAACGATTTTGTCTTGCACAGGGTCTTTAATAATAGCCCCTGTAAGACTGGCAGCCAAATCATCTGCCTTTAATTCGCCGTCGCCAAAATGGGCGGCTAGGGCTTGTCCATTGTTGATGACCGAAATGGCTTCTGCTGTACTAAGCGTGCTGCTGGGCACTTTCAATTTGGTCCGCCCATCAGTTGTTTTTCCATTACGCAATTCTCTGAAAATGGTTACCAAACGCTGGATTTCAGCGACGGGGTTTGCTTTTTTGGGCAATTCCATATTGCTCCCCAACTCGCTGACGCGTTGTTGGACAATTTTAACTTCCTCTTCCAGGGTTCCAGGTAAGGGCATGACGACCGTATTGAAGCGCCGCCGAAGGGCACTGGACAATTCATTCACCCCTCTATCTCTGTCATTGGCTGTGGCAATGATATTGAACCCTCTTTGTGCTTGTATTTCGGTATTTAATTCAGGAATAGGCAATGTTTTTTCAGAAAGCGTCGTAATTAACGCATCTTGCACATCCGAAGGAACCCGTGTTAATTCTTCTACCCGGGCAATCTTTCCTTCTTGCATGGCGATCATGATAGGGCTGGCGACCAGGGCATTTGTGCTAGGTCCTTCTGCTAAAAGGCGAGCGTAGTTCCATCCATAGCGCAAGGCCTCCTCACTCATCCCCGCTGTGCCCTGTACCAAAAGGGTTGACCGGCCTGAAATAGCCGCCGCAAGATGCTCTGATACCCAGGTTTTGGCCGTGCCAGGGATGCCCACCAGCAGAAGCGCCCGGTCTGTCACCAAGGTAGCTACTGCCACTTCTATAAGCCTCCGACTGCCAAAGTACTTAGGACTAATTATCGTCCCATCCTCCAGCTCTCCGCCCAACAAATAGGTTACCACTGCCCACGGAGATAACATCCATTGGGGCGGGCGAGGATGTTGGTCAACCGCAGCAAGGGCTTTCAATTCATCTGCATAGGCATCTTCGGCATGCGCACGTAGAACCGTTGATTCTGCCATAGGAATCCTTTTGTCATTTGTAATTAAAGCTATGCAATATAAGGAGGATTTGCCAAACGCCGTTTATTTACTTAATGGTGCTTCCCCAATTGTATGGCTTTACCCTCTTGCATAAAATATAGGTCGTAACCTTCTCGCTTTAGCCTTTCTATGGTCGCTTCATCCGGAATTCCAGGATAAGCAGCAACTAGCTTTGTGTAAAACATACTCTCTATAGGGCGATCCGTGTTAAAAAGTATGGCATTTTCAGTAGGTATTTGATTGTCTAGTGTTCTCAAATGCATTGCCCATTCATGTTTTCTTTCCCTATGATCAAATGGCTTAATTCGTTCGAAGGCGTAGCGAATAGGTAAGAGGACAAGTAATATAGCTATCCCATTAATTCCCCATTGCTGTTTGGTGGTAAAGCGATTTTTATATCGTAGGCTATAGGCCAAAAAAAAGGCAGTTACAATAAAAACAGCAGGGGCTGACACTAGTGTATAAGCGGGCATTTTAGTTTTGGCTATCGAAAAAAAGAAGAGTGGCACAAATATCCAAATCAACAAACTCAACCATTTCAAATGGGACCTTTTTAGCCATCGTCTGCCTTTATAAAGCAGCCATAACAAGGGCAAATAAATCAGTTCCCCATAGACCATTCGCCATTTATTGAGGTGATAAAACCATGGCTCTCCGTGCTCTTCTAAGCCACTAGTCATGTGCCGCAAATTATAAGCAATCTCCCAATTGGCTTCAAGTGGGAAATGAGTGAAGATATGCCATTGCCAAGGTATAACAACAATAGACACCATGAATAAGATGATGGTTAAATCGATGCCAATCCTACGACGTGGCATCTTAGTGCCTAGGGCCAAGGTGACCCAAATCGGTACAACGATTAAACCTGGCAGCCATTTCGTCAGAATTGCGGCTCCGGTGCTTAGCCCTATTAAAATTGCCAGCCATCGCTTTTGGCTATTTTTGGTATAAAGAATAGAGAAAAACACCCCCCATTCAATAAAAAACAGAAAAAATAAATCGTAATGATCACTTGCTACTCGTCCACCTGTCAACTCGATAATTAAGCCATGAATAGCATGCAAAAACGCCGCCAATAATGCCATTTGCTGATTTAAATAATACTTGGCAATGGCAAAAGTCAAACCAATCGCTATCGTAGAAGCAAGAATTGATGGCAACCTAAGCGCCCATTCGTTTACGCCAAAACATCGAAAACTCAAGGCTATCAGCCAAAGCGGAAGCGGTGGTTTATGCAGCCAGATATGATTGCTGACCCAATATTGATAATCATATGCCAAAACTGGGGTTTTATACAACATCGGCTTAAAAGGAAATGTCATCATGTTTTTAGCCACCAAGGCATGGTAGCGTTCATCCCACTCATGAATAAAAAAATCGGAGGCTACAAACAAACGGAGGCATAAGCCTGCAAGGAGAATAAGCAGTATTGCCCCTTGATAATGCTGTTTTTCTGTCTGCTTCCAAGCAGCAAAAAAGAGCACAGCGCTGATTAAAAGAGTAGAGGCGCCAAATGCCATATTCCCAATTTTAGTGCTTTGCTGACAATTCTTGTGTCTTGTCTTTCGTATTGTAAACGTTAATGCTTTACCTTTATTTTTAACGCACAAAATCGCTAAATATGAATAAGCATTGGATAAGCGGCAAAGTAGCCATCATTACCGGTGGCGCCTCTGGGATAGGGCAAAGTATTGCTTTAGAAGCAGCTAGCCATGGCGCGCTAGTGGTGATAGCAGATATCAATGAGAAGCTGGGTACAGAAACCGTACATCGTCTTAATAGCGGGGGAGGAAAAGCGATATATATCAAAACAGATGTGACCAAGGCCCAAGCCATTAGTGCGTTGGTCGAGGCGGCAGCGGCGTTTGGCCCAATCAAATACCTGGCGAATTCCGCTGGTTTGCAAACCTACGGAACCGCCGAAACGACCACCGAAGCAACCTGGGACCTCACCATGGACATCAACCTCAAAAGCATGTTTTTGGTTTGCCAACAGGTGCTGCCAAAAATTCGCGAAAATGGTGGGGGTGGGATTGTGAACATCAGTTCTATTCAAGGTCTTCGCTGCCAAAAAAACGTTTTGGCCTATGCCACTTCGAAGGGAGCTGTTATTGCCATGACTCGATCGATGGGATTGGACTATGCAGCGGAAGGCATTTCGGTGAATTGCATTTGCCCGGGTTCTATTGATACCCCCTTATTGCGCTATGGTGCCGCCCAGCATGGCGAAGTGGAGGCTGTATTGGAGGATTGGGGCCGTCATCATCCTATTGGTCGCATTGGCAACCCCGCAGAAATTGCCAAAACTGCACTGTTTTTATGGAGCCCTGATGCCAGTTTCATTGTCGGGCAAGCCATCGTGGCGGATGGAGGGCTGGGGAGTATTATTTTGTAGGCTGTTGGTGTAGACTGTTAGCGACCAGAGGAGAGACGCCAGACCGCTATGCTGAGAGAAAAGCGCCCATTCGGATAACCCCGAACACCTAGCTATCTAACCATTCAAGTGCACAAAATCAACCTGAAATATGGAAACAATCCTAGGCCCCGTTTCTCCCTTCCTCGACCACCTTTTTCAACGATTAGCCGCGGATGGCATTGATGTCTCTTCCTATGAATTGGATCACCTTTGTTACCGCGTCGACACCCTGGAAAGGTACCAGAAACTAAAGACGGAGCTAAGTGCTATAGGCACCTTGCTAACAACATCACTAATCGCTGGTCGCCCCATCTCCACCTTCAAGCTCTTCCAGCCCCTCCAATACCAGGAACGAAGGATTTGGTGCATAGAACTTCCTGCCCCCAAAGCCGGCAGCCCCCACCCCGAAGGTTTCGAACACATTGAGTTTGTCCTTGATGAAACCTTTGACGTTTTCATGGCTCGTTACCCACAGCTTACCTTTAAGACCAAAGGCATGAACAAAGCGGTGAACCCGGAAATTAGTCGAAAATATGGCACAATGGCGGTGAAATTCCATCACCATCCGATTGAGTATGTGATTAAATATTTAGACGAGTGATCAGCTTTTATAAATGCCATGTAAACGAGTCACATAGGGGTTAAAAACAACTGTCCAAAAAACAATACAACTGAGTGAATAGACAAGAAAACAAAAATTGTAATCCATCACCAGGGTAAGGATATTAAAAAATGCCAAAGCTAGGGCCAAGGGGAAGGTTACCTCATTAAAGGAACTAAAAACGGTTTCAATTCGCGCTGTAATATGCTCGCCAATGGCATAAAAAAGGATCGTTGCTACTAACAAGATTGCTGCTAGACCAAAGTAGCAATAGCTGTAATTTTGATGGAAAAAAGGGCTAATTCTTTCAATGCCTAAGGTTGGAATAATAAAAAAGACAGTCAAAATAGCAGCATAGCAGATTTTTGTTCCCATGTTTCACTTATTTTTGTCCAATCTGATTTCCAGTTATCCAATTATTGACAAAAATAAAGGGTGTACTTCTCAAATTTTGAGAAGTGGAGGGAGTAGAACGTATTTTAATGTGATGTTTTGAGTGATTCTCTTTTTTGTATTGGCTAGCAACATAAATCTTGTTTGTGCCCAATATTTTCCTAAAGCACCTCTGCTGTTCCCTGCCCAGTTATTTGACTTCAGCACTTATTTTCAGCTACTGCTCAAAGAAATCCGGCTGATAGCCCAATAAGCGCTGCACAACTGTACTCGCTTGGTTATTCCTAGCTGCCTCGGGCAGGCCTGATGGCCTTTATGCCCCGATTTTAGGGTATCGTTGCAAACTACGATTAGCAGGTGGCGGGGGCTGGCTGGCCCATAAGATCGAGCTATACGACGTCCCTATTGATGGGCGTTATAGCGACGCTTATGGGGCGGGCTTGGGGGGGCCAATCATGGCTTCATCTTATCATGATCTTGTCTGGTATCAAAAACATCAGTGATATAGATAATCGGTTTTGCAACTAGGTATATCAGTTTATACATTTTATCTACCAACAAGTAGCGGTGACCTTGTTTCAATGGTTTCAAGTATTCTTCTTCTTGCCCCATGTATGGATTATCTTTTAACAGATTGGACTGTTTAAAGACTTGCTTGGTGATTTTTCCGCCTTTGGTGGGATTGCCATTTTTACGATAATAATCTCTAATTTGTTGTAATCGTCTTAAGGCACTGGCAGTGAACTGTACTTTCATTAATCCCAGTCTTCTTTCATTACCTCTTCTAAATCATAAACTCGACCTGCTTCAATATCGCGGTTAGAAGCTTCTGCTCTAGCGATTAGATCAGCTGCGGTTATAGGATTTCCTCCTGGCTCATAGCCTACTACTTCTCCTAGCTCTGCTACATATGCCTCCAGCATGGCATGAACGACTTTTAAAAAGCGCTCATCTACCTTATTCAGTAAGCTATCTACTTCTGATCTCATTTCGACAGTACTCATCAGTAATGGTTTAAGTTGTACACTCATAAAGTTAACGATTTTATGGATTATTTAGTTGTTTTATTTAACAAAGGATGATATTGGCTCCGTTGTTTTTGTAAATCTTCTACTTGCTGGAGCTGGTATTTTTCGGTGGCACAGATGTAGCGATGGCCTGCCATGTACTGGACTTGCCTTAGATTATGCGGCTTTAGCCAGCGTACGATTCGACTGGATCGTAGCTGCTGAGCGTTTTTAAAGTCAGGATGTTGCTTTCTGTTAGAATTAACGTCTTCGCTGTTTTGATGGGATAGGTAAAATATAGGCCCTTGCGATTGAGTAGATGAAATACCTGCCTGCCGGAGCTTCAGGCTTAATGGCCTTTATGCCCGGCTTTTGATAGGGTGAGGAGCGGGGCTGTTATACTACGGACAGGTGGGGAAATACTACAGCCACTTCGTCGGAACTCGCATCGACTCGCGATAAACGCTTTTCTCTTTCCTTCATATCCAATGTATGTCTAAAAACAGGTTCAACCCTTTTTAAAAAAGCCTCTAGCTGTATAAATACACGCCAAGACAGTAAACAAATTAGGCAGATGAGTATAGATTGTAGTTTTAAAAAAACTCACGTATGCGCTTTGATTCAAAAAGTCAAAAATGAGGATTTGAAGCCTAATAATAGCCACAATTACAAATAGTACTGCAGTAGTTACGAAAAGAAGCTTTTTCATAATTTTTTTTTATTCTTCTACTTTATTTGAGTCACGAGCAGGAATATCGTTATGAGGCTCACTTTTTAGTGCTTCCCTGATTAATCTATCTAGAGCCGACCAAAATTGAGCAGGTATCCGACCAAACAATGGATAATTATGTCATTATTTGAGCCTTAACACAACTGAATCGACCTGAATCCTTTTTTTATTGATTACTTTGACTCTCCACTCTCTCCTATGCATGTAGTTACTTGACAAGGAATTAATTATATCCTCTTCGTTACATTGCAATAGGAGTGTATCTAATCCATTATAAGACCAGATCCCCTCACACTCTGAAGAACCATATAAGGAGAATTCCTGCTTTAAAATAAAGGTATTATCTGCATTTAGCTTTAAGGAGTACTCAAAGTCTTTCCCCTTTTTGCCATATTCTCCATGTTCTACAAATTCCTTTTTTAAGAGAATGCAGCCTACAAAAAAAAAGAAAATATATAACTAACTGGCCTATTGCAGGCCAAAAATTAGAATAAATAAAAAAGATTTAGGGTGTGAAGGTTTAGGTTGATTTTAGGCAT from Saprospiraceae bacterium encodes:
- a CDS encoding type II toxin-antitoxin system RelE/ParE family toxin; amino-acid sequence: MKVQFTASALRRLQQIRDYYRKNGNPTKGGKITKQVFKQSNLLKDNPYMGQEEEYLKPLKQGHRYLLVDKMYKLIYLVAKPIIYITDVFDTRQDHDKMKP